The segment GCAAGGTTCCACTCCTTGCAATCCATCATCCGGTCGCCCGTCGCAATAGCGCGAACGACGATCCCCTCGCCGAGGTTGGTGAGCCGCTGGCCTTCGTTGCGTCTGACCGGCCCCATAACGGCTGGTTGCGGCGCCGCGGAAAGCTGCGTGATCGTGATGCCGAAATAATCGGCAAGCGTGCGCAATAGCTTTACGCTCGCGCCTTTCGAGGTCCGCTCGAACGTGCTGAGGGTCGAAGCGGAAACACCGAGGTCGCTCGCGAGCTTTTGAAGAGACAAGCCGCGTTCGAGCCGCCTGCGCCTGACCTGCGCACCGGGTGACAGCATCCGGCTCGTAAGGTCGCCGCCGCGCAAAGGGTCTTTGGAAGCGCCGGCGGCGCCGAGATGAGATTTGATCTCCGCGAGACTCAAGCCGCCCGTGTTGCGAAGCCGGGCAATCTCGTTGGCCTTATCGATTTGCTCCGGCGTGTACGAACGATG is part of the Methylovirgula ligni genome and harbors:
- a CDS encoding MerR family transcriptional regulator; this encodes MSERKISDVAKEVGVTPGTLRQWEKYGVLTPIRAPSGHRSYTPEQIDKANEIARLRNTGGLSLAEIKSHLGAAGASKDPLRGGDLTSRMLSPGAQVRRRRLERGLSLQKLASDLGVSASTLSTFERTSKGASVKLLRTLADYFGITITQLSAAPQPAVMGPVRRNEGQRLTNLGEGIVVRAIATGDRMMDCKEWNLAPGAQSSGSYNHAGEEFVFVLSGCLELSVDGIGSVRLFAGDSLYFESVRKHSWINPGLETCQVLWVNTPASF